The following proteins are encoded in a genomic region of Lemur catta isolate mLemCat1 chromosome 10, mLemCat1.pri, whole genome shotgun sequence:
- the LOC123645801 gene encoding translation initiation factor IF-2-like, which yields MPPDPRPPGSAQRPGATAQTRDTWACISYRQGQPTTANSGAAGRTALAARPGRPEPAGITLVASENRPESRQKPSGQAPPTLQASPRPGWAAPGPGVMLTGTQGHSRPSPAAGSPTLPQSHTRACSCQGCPRRSIQESLRLAPNSVQVMTKTGTALLLKS from the exons ATGCCCCCCGACCCTCGCCCACCAGGTTCTGCTCAGAGACCTGGGGCCACAGCACAGACCCGGGACACCTGGGCCTGCATTTCCTACAG GCAAGGCCAACCCACTACAGCCAACAGTGGAGCTGCAGGGAGAACAGCTTTGGCGGCCCGGCCTGGGAGACCTGAGCCCGCAGGGATCACCCTGGTGGCAAGTGAGAATCGCCCCGAGAGCCGTCAGAAACCCAGTGGCCAGGCACCGCCGACGCTGCAGGCCAGCCCACGGCCGGGCTGGGCCGCGCCTGGTCCCGGGGTGATGCTGACAGGCACGCAGGGCCACTCGAGGCCATCTCCAGCTGCCGGTTCACCCACACTGCCACAAAGCCACACTCGGGCCTGCTCATGCCAAGGCTGTCCAAGGAGGAGCATCCAGGAGAGCCTGCGGCTGGCCCCAAATTCTGTGCAAGTTATGACGAAAACAGGCACAGCCTTGCTCCTTAAGTCTTAG